From the genome of Pseudomonas sp. TMP9, one region includes:
- a CDS encoding sodium:alanine symporter family protein, producing MEFLNTLVNQLNGIVWGPPMLVLILGTGLFLMLRLKFMPLTKIGAGFKLMWQGRKKGDAESGEISPFQALMTCLAATVGTGNIAGVATAIFLGGPGALFWMWCTALVGMATKYCEVVLAVHYREKDKRGEHVGGPMYAIKNGLGKKWLWLGTAFAIFGGFAGFGIGNMVQVNSMAAALQTTFNVPLWVTGVVTMVFVGMVILGGIKRIGKVAATLVPFMCVAYIIAAMVVLVVNASEIPAAFDMIFTYAFSPAAATGGFAGAAVMAAIRFGVARGIFSNEAGLGTAGIAQAAGTTNSPVRSGMIGMLGTFIDTIIICSMTGLAIITSGVWTSGVSGAALSAAAFESAMPGVGGYILTIALVVFAFTTILGWSYFGEKCWEYMVGTKAILPFRILWVVAVPFGAIAQLDFAWLVADTLNGLMAIPNLLSLLLLSPIVVKLTKDHFAKN from the coding sequence ATGGAATTCCTCAACACCCTGGTTAATCAGCTTAATGGCATTGTCTGGGGTCCACCCATGCTGGTGCTGATTCTCGGTACCGGCCTGTTCCTCATGTTGCGCTTGAAGTTTATGCCGCTGACCAAGATCGGCGCAGGCTTTAAGTTGATGTGGCAGGGCCGCAAGAAGGGCGATGCGGAGAGCGGCGAAATCAGCCCGTTCCAGGCGTTGATGACCTGCCTGGCTGCTACCGTGGGTACTGGCAACATTGCCGGCGTGGCCACCGCGATTTTTCTTGGCGGTCCGGGCGCCTTGTTCTGGATGTGGTGCACCGCGCTGGTCGGTATGGCCACCAAGTACTGCGAAGTGGTGCTGGCGGTGCATTACCGCGAGAAGGACAAGCGCGGCGAGCACGTTGGCGGCCCGATGTACGCGATCAAAAACGGCTTGGGTAAAAAGTGGCTGTGGCTGGGCACCGCATTCGCCATCTTTGGTGGCTTTGCCGGCTTTGGTATCGGCAACATGGTCCAGGTCAACAGCATGGCCGCCGCCCTGCAAACCACCTTCAATGTGCCGCTTTGGGTCACAGGTGTTGTGACCATGGTCTTTGTCGGTATGGTCATCCTCGGTGGCATCAAACGTATCGGTAAAGTGGCGGCGACGTTGGTGCCGTTTATGTGTGTGGCCTACATCATCGCCGCCATGGTGGTGTTGGTGGTCAATGCCTCGGAAATTCCAGCAGCCTTTGACATGATTTTCACCTACGCCTTTAGCCCAGCGGCGGCCACGGGTGGTTTTGCGGGTGCGGCCGTGATGGCGGCGATTCGCTTTGGTGTGGCCCGCGGTATTTTCTCCAACGAAGCAGGCCTGGGCACTGCCGGTATTGCTCAAGCAGCCGGTACCACGAACAGCCCGGTCCGCTCGGGGATGATCGGTATGCTCGGGACCTTTATCGACACCATCATCATTTGCTCAATGACTGGCCTGGCGATTATTACGTCTGGCGTATGGACCAGCGGTGTCAGCGGTGCAGCGCTTTCTGCGGCAGCCTTCGAGTCGGCCATGCCCGGCGTTGGCGGTTACATTCTGACCATCGCTCTGGTGGTGTTCGCCTTTACCACCATCCTTGGCTGGAGCTACTTCGGCGAGAAGTGCTGGGAATACATGGTGGGTACCAAAGCCATATTGCCGTTCCGGATTCTATGGGTGGTGGCGGTGCCATTCGGCGCGATTGCCCAGCTGGACTTTGCGTGGCTGGTAGCGGATACCCTCAACGGCCTAATGGCGATTCCTAACTTGTTGTCGCTGCTGTTACTGAGCCCGATCGTGGTCAAACTGACCAAGGATCATTTCGCTAAAAATTGA
- the tpx gene encoding thiol peroxidase, whose protein sequence is MAQVTLKGSPVEVTGQLPQIGQQAPAFSLVAADLSDVSLASLAGKRKVLNIFPSVDTPTCATSVRTFNAGASKLANTVVLCISTDLPFAQARFCGAEGLDNVINLSTMRGADFLQSYGVAIASGPLVGVAARAVLVLDEHDKVLHSELVGEIADEPNYAAAMAVLK, encoded by the coding sequence ATGGCACAAGTCACCCTTAAAGGCTCCCCGGTTGAAGTCACCGGTCAACTGCCGCAGATTGGTCAACAAGCGCCGGCGTTTAGCCTAGTTGCCGCTGACCTGAGTGATGTGAGCCTGGCCAGCTTGGCCGGCAAGCGCAAAGTTCTGAACATTTTCCCAAGCGTTGACACGCCTACCTGCGCCACCTCGGTGCGTACCTTCAACGCTGGTGCCAGTAAACTGGCCAACACCGTGGTGCTGTGCATCTCCACTGACCTGCCATTCGCCCAGGCACGCTTCTGCGGTGCTGAAGGCCTGGACAACGTCATCAACCTGTCGACCATGCGCGGTGCTGACTTCCTGCAGAGCTACGGCGTAGCCATTGCCAGCGGCCCGCTGGTCGGTGTGGCAGCCCGTGCAGTCCTGGTGCTAGATGAGCATGACAAAGTGCTGCACAGCGAGCTGGTCGGTGAAATCGCCGATGAGCCAAATTACGCAGCGGCAATGGCGGTGCTCAAGTAA
- a CDS encoding MdtA/MuxA family multidrug efflux RND transporter periplasmic adaptor subunit produces MPDSQSTVRSRNLSRQWLIGALLLALLLLLLWWFWPNKPQPSSMRGGPFGDMGPIPVRVADVSQGDFPVELKALGTVTAYNTVNVRGRVDGELVKVLFKDGQQVKAGELLAVIDPRAYDIALQQAQGALQERQAQLRNAELDLARYRGLFAEDSIAKQTLDTQEALVNQYRGNLKSLQADVATARLNLDFTQVRAAISGRLGIRQADAGNLVSSSDALPLVVITQTLPISVMFTLPEAELPAVVQQMRAGQTLTVEAWDRSEKLKLAEGQLQSIDNLIDTATGTVKLKARFANAEEMLFPNQFVNVRLRVQTLQNVTLMPAAALQFGAGGTFAYVVDAEDKVQLTPISIGPSDGQVSVVEQGLKAGDRVVLEGTDRLRSGNQVEVVSDQPAATQAQPAAPERSAVPHAE; encoded by the coding sequence ATGCCTGATTCACAGTCCACCGTCCGTTCCCGAAATCTGTCCCGCCAATGGCTGATTGGCGCGCTCTTGCTCGCGTTGCTGCTTCTGCTGCTCTGGTGGTTTTGGCCGAATAAGCCGCAGCCGTCGTCTATGCGCGGCGGACCTTTTGGCGATATGGGGCCGATACCGGTGCGGGTGGCGGATGTTAGCCAGGGTGATTTCCCGGTCGAGCTCAAGGCTTTGGGTACCGTCACGGCCTACAACACCGTTAATGTACGCGGCCGGGTGGACGGCGAATTGGTCAAGGTGCTGTTCAAGGATGGCCAGCAGGTCAAAGCCGGCGAACTGCTCGCGGTGATCGACCCGCGCGCCTATGACATTGCCCTGCAGCAGGCCCAAGGTGCGCTGCAAGAGCGCCAAGCGCAGCTGCGCAACGCCGAGTTAGATTTGGCGCGCTACCGCGGCCTGTTTGCCGAAGACTCGATTGCCAAACAAACCCTCGATACCCAAGAAGCGTTGGTCAATCAGTACCGTGGCAACCTAAAAAGCTTGCAGGCGGATGTCGCCACAGCGCGACTTAATCTTGATTTCACCCAGGTGCGTGCAGCGATTAGTGGCCGCCTGGGTATCCGTCAGGCGGATGCCGGCAACTTAGTCAGTTCGAGCGATGCATTGCCGCTGGTGGTGATCACTCAGACTCTGCCAATTTCCGTGATGTTTACTCTGCCAGAAGCTGAATTACCGGCCGTGGTGCAGCAAATGCGCGCAGGCCAGACGCTAACGGTCGAGGCTTGGGACCGTAGTGAAAAATTAAAATTGGCAGAAGGGCAGCTGCAAAGCATTGATAACCTGATCGACACCGCCACCGGCACGGTCAAGCTCAAGGCGCGTTTTGCCAATGCCGAAGAAATGCTCTTCCCCAACCAATTCGTCAACGTGCGCCTGCGCGTGCAAACCCTGCAGAACGTCACGCTAATGCCGGCCGCCGCGCTGCAGTTTGGCGCGGGTGGCACCTTCGCCTATGTGGTAGACGCAGAAGACAAGGTGCAGCTGACGCCCATCAGCATCGGCCCTAGCGACGGCCAGGTCAGCGTGGTTGAGCAGGGGCTTAAAGCGGGCGACCGCGTGGTGTTGGAAGGCACCGATCGGTTGCGCTCGGGCAATCAGGTCGAGGTGGTCAGCGACCAGCCGGCTGCCACTCAAGCACAGCCAGCCGCGCCTGAGCGCTCAGCAGTGCCGCACGCCGAATGA
- a CDS encoding MdtB/MuxB family multidrug efflux RND transporter permease subunit has translation MNVSRVFILRPVATTLIMLAIFLSGVLAYRLLPVSALPEVDYPTIRVMTLYPGASPDVMTSAVTAPLERQFGQMAGLKQMSSASSGGASVITLRFNLDVQLGVAEQEVQAAINGASNLLPNDLPAPPVYNKVNPADTPVMTLAISSKTMPLPQVFDLVDTRLAQKLAQTSGVGLVTLAGGQRPAIRVRVNPQLLASYGLNLSDVRTLITASNVNQPKGNFDGPTRVSQLDANDQLKSADEYRELILGYKDGAALRLKDVATIVDGAENQRLAAWANRSEAVLINVQRQPGANVIEVVERIQALLPSLTQGLPASVEVSVLTDRTETIRAAVKGVQHELLLAIALVVLVTFVFLRKLSATLIPSIVVPLSLVGTFGVMYLAGFTINNLTLMALTIATGFVVDDAIVMLENIARHLEEGETPLNAALKGARQIGFTLVSLTISLIAVLIPLLFMADVVGRLFREFAITLAVAILISLVVSLTLTPMMCARLLTVQKPAEEGRFYRAAGAVIDAMIARYGVWLSWVLKHQPLTLLVAIGTLVLTVLLYLVVPKGFFPVQDTGLIQGISQAPQSISFKAMSERQQRLAEVLLEDPAVASLSSYIGVDGDNPTLNSGRLLINLTPRAERDVSASQIIERLRPQLARIPGIALYLQPVQDLSIEDRVSRTQFQFSMESPDTDLLETWAPKLVSALRQQPELTDVASDLQNSGLQVFLHIDRDLAGRLGVSVADIDNALYDAFGQRQISTIYTQASQYRVVLESANAGSIGPAALREIYVRAADGQQVALSTLARVEERAASLLINHIGQFPAATLSFNLASGVSLGEAVAVIEQVKQQIAIPPAVQTRFQGAAEAFRASLSSTLLLILAAIVTMYIVLGVLYESYIHPITILSTLPSAGVGALLALLISGNELGLIAIIGIILLIGIVKKNAIMMIDFALDAERNQGMQPEAAIYQAALLRFRPILMTTLAALFGAIPLMLATGSGAELRQPLGLVMVGGLLLSQVLTLFTTPVIYLYFDRLSRRISGRSAAGVAV, from the coding sequence ATGAACGTTTCCCGTGTATTTATCCTGCGCCCGGTCGCCACCACGCTGATCATGCTGGCGATCTTCCTCAGCGGCGTGCTCGCCTATCGGCTGTTGCCGGTATCGGCGTTGCCGGAAGTGGATTACCCGACTATCCGGGTGATGACCCTTTACCCAGGTGCCAGCCCAGATGTGATGACCAGCGCGGTCACTGCGCCGCTGGAGCGCCAGTTCGGGCAAATGGCCGGCCTTAAGCAAATGTCCTCGGCCAGCTCAGGCGGCGCGTCGGTGATCACCTTGCGCTTTAACCTAGACGTGCAACTGGGTGTCGCTGAGCAAGAAGTGCAGGCGGCGATCAATGGCGCCAGCAACTTGCTGCCCAACGATCTGCCGGCGCCACCGGTGTACAACAAAGTCAACCCGGCTGACACCCCGGTAATGACCTTGGCCATCAGCTCGAAAACCATGCCGCTGCCGCAGGTGTTTGACTTGGTCGACACCCGCCTGGCGCAAAAACTCGCGCAAACCAGTGGTGTCGGTCTGGTGACCTTGGCCGGTGGGCAGCGCCCGGCGATACGCGTGCGGGTCAACCCGCAATTGCTGGCGTCTTACGGCCTTAACCTCAGTGATGTGCGCACGCTGATCACCGCCAGCAACGTTAACCAGCCTAAAGGTAATTTCGACGGCCCGACCCGGGTGTCGCAACTGGATGCAAACGACCAGCTGAAATCCGCAGATGAATACCGCGAACTGATCCTCGGCTATAAGGATGGCGCAGCGCTGCGCCTGAAAGATGTCGCCACTATTGTCGACGGCGCGGAAAACCAGCGCCTGGCCGCTTGGGCTAACCGCAGCGAGGCGGTGCTGATTAATGTGCAACGCCAACCCGGTGCCAACGTCATTGAGGTGGTCGAGCGTATTCAGGCGTTGCTGCCCAGCCTCACCCAAGGGTTGCCGGCCAGCGTCGAGGTCAGCGTGCTGACTGACCGCACCGAAACCATCCGCGCGGCAGTCAAGGGCGTGCAACATGAGCTGCTGCTGGCCATCGCGCTGGTGGTGCTGGTGACCTTTGTGTTTCTGCGCAAACTCTCGGCGACCCTGATTCCCTCTATCGTTGTGCCGCTGTCCTTGGTTGGCACGTTTGGCGTGATGTATCTAGCCGGCTTCACCATCAACAACCTGACGTTGATGGCGCTGACCATTGCCACCGGCTTTGTGGTCGACGATGCCATCGTCATGCTGGAAAACATCGCACGCCATCTGGAAGAGGGCGAAACACCACTCAACGCTGCACTTAAAGGCGCTCGGCAGATTGGTTTTACCTTGGTTTCACTGACCATCTCGCTGATCGCCGTGCTAATTCCGCTGCTGTTTATGGCCGATGTGGTCGGGCGGCTGTTCCGCGAGTTCGCCATCACCCTGGCCGTGGCCATCTTAATTTCCCTGGTGGTGTCGCTGACACTGACGCCGATGATGTGCGCGCGCTTGCTCACCGTGCAAAAGCCCGCAGAAGAAGGGCGCTTCTACCGTGCTGCGGGCGCGGTGATCGACGCCATGATCGCCCGCTACGGAGTGTGGCTGAGCTGGGTACTCAAGCATCAGCCACTGACGCTATTGGTGGCCATTGGCACCCTGGTGTTGACGGTGCTGCTGTACCTCGTGGTGCCCAAGGGCTTCTTCCCAGTGCAGGACACGGGGCTGATCCAGGGTATTTCGCAAGCGCCGCAGTCGATTTCCTTCAAGGCCATGAGTGAGCGCCAGCAGCGGCTGGCCGAGGTGCTGCTGGAGGACCCGGCCGTGGCCAGCCTGTCGTCTTATATCGGGGTGGACGGTGATAACCCGACGCTGAACAGCGGTCGTTTACTGATCAACTTAACGCCACGGGCCGAGCGCGACGTTAGCGCCAGTCAGATCATCGAGCGTCTACGCCCGCAGCTGGCGCGCATTCCCGGTATCGCCTTGTACCTGCAGCCGGTGCAAGATTTATCCATCGAGGACCGGGTCAGCCGCACCCAGTTCCAGTTCAGCATGGAGTCGCCGGATACCGACCTGCTGGAAACATGGGCGCCAAAGTTGGTCAGCGCACTGCGCCAGCAACCCGAACTCACGGATGTAGCCAGCGACCTGCAGAACAGCGGCTTACAGGTGTTTCTCCACATCGACCGCGACCTCGCCGGGCGACTCGGCGTCAGTGTGGCCGATATTGATAACGCGCTGTACGACGCCTTCGGCCAGCGGCAGATTTCCACTATCTACACCCAAGCCAGCCAATACCGCGTGGTGCTGGAAAGCGCGAATGCCGGCAGTATTGGCCCGGCCGCCTTGCGCGAGATTTACGTCAGAGCCGCTGATGGCCAGCAGGTGGCGCTGTCCACCTTGGCGCGGGTTGAGGAGCGCGCGGCCAGTTTGTTGATCAACCATATCGGCCAATTCCCAGCGGCGACCTTGTCCTTCAACTTGGCCAGCGGCGTGTCGCTGGGCGAGGCGGTGGCGGTAATTGAGCAGGTCAAACAGCAGATCGCTATTCCGCCCGCGGTGCAAACACGCTTTCAAGGCGCGGCAGAGGCCTTCCGCGCATCGCTGTCGAGCACCTTACTGCTGATTCTGGCGGCCATCGTCACCATGTACATCGTCCTCGGCGTGCTCTACGAGAGTTATATCCACCCGATCACCATTCTGTCGACCTTGCCTTCGGCCGGTGTTGGCGCGTTGCTGGCGTTGCTGATTAGCGGTAATGAGCTGGGGCTGATTGCGATTATTGGCATCATTTTGCTGATCGGTATCGTCAAAAAGAACGCGATCATGATGATCGATTTTGCCCTCGACGCTGAGCGCAACCAAGGCATGCAGCCGGAAGCGGCGATCTACCAGGCGGCATTGCTGCGCTTTCGGCCAATTCTGATGACCACCTTAGCTGCGCTGTTTGGTGCCATCCCGCTGATGCTGGCCACCGGCTCCGGGGCTGAACTGCGCCAGCCATTGGGCTTGGTGATGGTGGGCGGCTTGCTGCTGAGCCAGGTCCTGACGCTGTTCACCACACCGGTGATTTACCTGTATTTCGATCGCCTGTCGCGGCGCATCAGCGGCCGCAGCGCAGCGGGAGTGGCGGTGTGA
- a CDS encoding efflux RND transporter permease subunit — translation MNLSAPFIRRPVATLLLSLAILLLGGVSFGLLSVAPLPQMDFPTITVQANLPGASPQIMASSVATPLERSLGTIAGISQMNSRSSQGNTRIMIQFDLDRDINAAAREVQAAINAARELLPSGMRSMPTYAKVNPSQAPIMVLSLTSEVLDKGQLYDVASTILAQKLAQVTGVGEVQIGGSSLPAVRVALEPRLLDHYGIALDEVRQSISAANAKRPKGAVEDAERHWQVQASDQLEKAADYLPLIIRYQDGAAVRLADVATVTDGVEDRYNSGFYNDEQAVLLVINRQTGANIIETIAGIRAQLPALQAVIPASISLQVAMDRSPVITATLHEAEQTLLIAVVLVILVVFAFLGRWRAALIPALAVPVSLVGTFAAMYLLDFSLNNLSLMALIIATGLVVDDAIVVLENISRHIEAGETPMAAAFKGAREVGFTLLAMNLSLVAVFISILFMGGIVERLFREFSITLAVAIVISLLVSLTLTPMLCARWLKAETIEHAPSAMQRWGGAVQRRVLAFYARGLNWALKHSLLMLFSLLATIALNIFLFVSVPKTFLPQQDTGQLIGFIRGDDGLSFQVMQPKMEIYRRAVLADPAVDSVAGFIGGSGGINNAFMIVRLKPISERKIGAQEVINRLRQSVPKVPGGRMFLMPDQDLQIGGRQGRSSENEYMLLSGDLDQLRIWLPPVRDALRALPELTDIDAKEAEGTQQIRLVVNRDVAKRLGVDMNMITGVLNNAFSQRQISTIYDSLNQYSVVMEINPQFAQYPETLDQIQLITAEGARVALSSFARWERSLEEDRVNHQGQFAVENIGFALAEGVSLDQATAAIERAVARVGLPTEVQGMLSGTGGAFQQTQQNQPWMILLALVVVYVVLGVLYESYIHPLTILSTLPSAGVGALLALQLMSIEFSLISLLGLFLLIGIVKKNAILMIDLALQLERQQQLSPEESIRQACLLRFRPIMMTTLAAILGALPLMLSSAEGSEMRQPLGITIVGGLVLSQLLTLYTTPVIYLYFDRLRHRVNRWRGVRTDAALETPL, via the coding sequence GTGAACCTCTCCGCGCCCTTTATCCGTCGCCCGGTTGCCACCTTACTGCTGAGCCTGGCGATTCTGCTGCTGGGCGGGGTGAGCTTCGGCCTGCTGTCGGTGGCGCCGCTGCCGCAGATGGATTTTCCCACCATTACCGTGCAGGCCAACCTGCCGGGTGCCAGCCCGCAGATCATGGCGTCCAGCGTGGCCACACCGCTGGAGCGCTCGCTCGGCACCATCGCCGGCATCAGCCAGATGAACAGCCGCAGCAGCCAGGGCAATACGCGGATAATGATCCAGTTCGATTTGGATCGAGACATCAACGCCGCCGCTCGCGAGGTGCAGGCCGCCATCAATGCTGCTCGCGAACTGCTACCCAGCGGCATGCGCAGCATGCCGACTTACGCCAAGGTCAACCCGTCGCAGGCACCGATCATGGTGCTGTCGCTGACCAGCGAGGTACTGGATAAAGGCCAGTTGTATGACGTAGCCTCGACCATCCTGGCGCAAAAACTCGCCCAGGTAACCGGCGTCGGTGAGGTGCAGATTGGCGGCAGTTCTCTGCCTGCGGTGCGCGTGGCGTTGGAACCGCGCTTGCTTGATCACTACGGCATTGCTCTGGATGAAGTGCGCCAGAGCATCAGCGCGGCTAATGCGAAGCGGCCCAAAGGTGCAGTGGAAGACGCCGAGCGGCATTGGCAGGTGCAGGCCAGTGATCAACTGGAAAAAGCCGCTGATTATCTGCCGTTGATTATCCGCTACCAAGACGGCGCCGCCGTGCGTTTGGCTGATGTGGCCACCGTCACTGATGGGGTAGAGGACCGTTACAACAGCGGTTTCTACAATGATGAGCAGGCGGTTCTGCTGGTGATTAACCGCCAGACAGGGGCCAATATTATTGAAACCATTGCCGGTATTCGCGCGCAACTGCCGGCGCTACAAGCGGTGATTCCCGCCAGTATTTCACTGCAAGTGGCCATGGACCGCTCGCCGGTGATCACCGCGACCCTGCATGAAGCTGAGCAAACCTTACTGATCGCCGTGGTGCTGGTGATTCTGGTGGTCTTCGCCTTCCTCGGCCGTTGGCGTGCGGCGCTGATTCCGGCACTGGCGGTACCGGTGTCGCTGGTCGGCACCTTTGCCGCGATGTACCTGTTGGATTTTTCCCTGAATAACCTGTCGCTGATGGCGCTGATTATTGCCACCGGCTTGGTGGTAGACGACGCCATTGTGGTGCTGGAAAACATCTCGCGGCATATCGAAGCCGGTGAAACGCCGATGGCAGCGGCCTTTAAGGGCGCACGTGAAGTGGGCTTTACCTTGCTGGCGATGAACCTCTCCTTAGTGGCGGTGTTTATCTCAATTTTGTTTATGGGCGGCATTGTCGAGCGCTTATTCCGCGAGTTCTCCATCACCCTGGCCGTGGCCATCGTGATTTCCCTGCTGGTGTCACTGACCCTGACGCCAATGCTCTGCGCGCGCTGGCTTAAGGCCGAAACAATTGAACACGCGCCCAGCGCCATGCAGCGTTGGGGCGGGGCCGTGCAGCGGCGCGTGTTGGCGTTTTACGCGCGGGGTTTGAACTGGGCACTCAAGCATTCCTTACTGATGCTGTTCAGCTTGTTGGCGACCATTGCCCTGAACATCTTCCTGTTTGTCAGCGTGCCGAAAACTTTTTTACCGCAACAGGACACTGGCCAGCTGATCGGCTTTATCCGCGGTGATGACGGTCTGTCGTTCCAGGTTATGCAACCGAAAATGGAAATTTACCGGCGCGCCGTGTTGGCTGACCCGGCGGTGGACAGTGTGGCGGGCTTCATTGGCGGCAGTGGCGGGATCAACAACGCCTTTATGATCGTGCGCCTGAAACCCATCAGCGAGCGCAAAATCGGCGCGCAGGAGGTCATTAACCGTCTGCGCCAGTCGGTGCCAAAAGTACCCGGTGGGCGAATGTTTTTGATGCCCGATCAGGATTTGCAGATCGGCGGCCGGCAGGGCCGCAGCTCAGAAAACGAATACATGCTGTTGTCCGGTGATCTCGACCAATTACGTATTTGGTTGCCACCGGTGCGCGATGCGCTGCGTGCGCTACCGGAGCTGACCGATATTGACGCCAAGGAGGCCGAAGGCACCCAGCAAATTCGTCTGGTGGTAAACCGCGACGTGGCTAAGCGCTTGGGCGTCGATATGAATATGATCACTGGTGTACTGAATAACGCGTTCAGCCAGCGGCAAATCTCGACCATCTATGACAGCCTCAACCAGTACAGCGTGGTCATGGAAATCAACCCGCAGTTCGCCCAGTACCCGGAAACGCTGGATCAAATTCAGCTGATCACGGCCGAGGGTGCGCGGGTGGCGTTGTCCAGTTTTGCCCGTTGGGAACGCAGCTTGGAAGAGGACCGGGTCAACCATCAGGGCCAGTTTGCGGTGGAAAATATTGGTTTTGCCCTGGCCGAAGGCGTCAGCTTGGACCAAGCCACGGCGGCGATCGAGCGTGCTGTGGCGCGTGTCGGCTTGCCGACTGAGGTGCAAGGCATGCTCAGCGGCACCGGTGGAGCTTTTCAACAAACCCAGCAAAACCAGCCATGGATGATTTTGCTGGCCCTAGTGGTGGTGTACGTCGTCCTCGGCGTGTTGTATGAGAGCTACATCCATCCGCTGACGATTCTCTCAACCTTACCTTCGGCCGGCGTCGGTGCGTTGCTCGCGCTGCAACTGATGAGTATTGAGTTCAGCCTGATCTCCCTGCTGGGGCTGTTTTTGCTGATCGGCATCGTTAAAAAGAACGCTATTTTGATGATCGACCTAGCCTTGCAGCTGGAACGCCAGCAGCAGCTAAGCCCTGAAGAGTCCATCCGTCAGGCCTGTTTGCTGCGCTTTCGTCCGATCATGATGACCACGCTAGCCGCGATTCTTGGTGCATTGCCGCTGATGCTCAGCAGCGCCGAAGGCTCAGAAATGCGCCAGCCGCTGGGCATCACCATCGTCGGTGGGCTGGTGCTGAGCCAATTGTTAACCCTGTACACCACGCCGGTGATTTACCTGTATTTCGACCGCCTGCGCCATCGGGTTAACCGCTGGCGCGGTGTGCGCACTGACGCTGCTCTGGAAACCCCGTTATGA
- a CDS encoding efflux transporter outer membrane subunit, which translates to MKALAAYRLPILLALSVALSACAIGPDYQRPPLQTPTQFKQIAGWTQATPGDALERGNWWQLYGDGELNALVKRLNISNQNLAASEAQYRQARALVRGARAALYPSLSSSAGASRSGQGAGSQGGFSANNSSAAGVSTGYDLGLNAAWELDIWGKLRRSLESSRAGFEASAADLAALKLSLQSELVQNYLQLRVLDDQQRLLNATVAAYARSLKLTQNQYNVGIVPKSDVSQALTQLKSTQAQAIDLTWQRAQLEHAIAVLIGVAPSALSIAVREQLPTLPEIPVALPSQLLERRPDVAAAERRVMAANADIGVAQAAWYPDLSIAASGGYRGSSFADWINVPNRFWSLGPQLALTLFDGGVRSGVRSAELERSEAAYDQTVAQYRQAVLDSFREVEDSLVQLRVLQQEALIQQDALDAARESLRLIDNQYRAGTVDFNAVVNVQATALNNERTNLSLLGSRLTASVQLIAALGGGWLSADPQINGEWRAKP; encoded by the coding sequence ATGAAGGCTTTAGCTGCTTATCGTTTGCCCATCTTGCTGGCCTTAAGTGTGGCCCTGAGCGCCTGCGCCATCGGCCCGGATTACCAGCGTCCGCCGCTGCAAACGCCGACGCAGTTCAAACAAATTGCAGGCTGGACGCAAGCCACGCCTGGCGATGCGCTGGAGCGCGGCAACTGGTGGCAGCTGTATGGCGACGGCGAACTGAATGCGCTGGTTAAACGGCTGAATATCTCCAATCAAAACCTGGCCGCCAGCGAGGCGCAGTATCGCCAAGCACGCGCCTTGGTGCGGGGTGCGCGTGCCGCGTTGTATCCGAGCCTGTCGAGCAGCGCAGGTGCCAGCCGCAGCGGGCAGGGCGCAGGCAGTCAAGGGGGTTTTAGCGCCAACAATTCAAGCGCTGCTGGGGTGTCCACAGGTTATGACCTCGGCTTGAATGCTGCTTGGGAGCTGGATATCTGGGGCAAGCTGCGCCGTTCACTGGAATCCAGCCGGGCCGGTTTTGAGGCCAGCGCCGCTGATTTGGCCGCGCTAAAGCTCAGCCTGCAATCGGAGTTGGTGCAGAACTACCTGCAACTGCGCGTGCTGGATGACCAGCAGCGTCTGCTCAATGCCACGGTCGCAGCCTATGCGCGCTCACTAAAACTTACGCAAAACCAGTACAACGTGGGCATCGTGCCCAAATCCGATGTCAGCCAGGCGCTGACCCAGCTGAAAAGCACCCAAGCCCAGGCCATTGACCTCACCTGGCAGCGCGCCCAGTTGGAACACGCGATTGCCGTGTTGATTGGCGTAGCGCCCAGTGCGCTGAGTATCGCCGTGCGTGAGCAACTGCCGACGCTGCCGGAAATTCCTGTGGCACTCCCCTCGCAATTGCTCGAGCGCCGCCCGGATGTGGCCGCCGCTGAACGCCGGGTGATGGCCGCCAATGCCGACATCGGCGTGGCGCAAGCGGCGTGGTACCCAGACCTAAGCATTGCCGCCAGTGGCGGTTACCGGGGCAGCAGTTTTGCCGACTGGATCAACGTGCCCAACCGTTTTTGGTCGCTTGGCCCGCAACTGGCGCTGACCTTGTTTGATGGTGGCGTGCGCAGCGGCGTGCGCAGCGCCGAGCTGGAACGCAGCGAAGCGGCCTACGATCAAACTGTGGCGCAGTACCGCCAAGCGGTGCTCGACAGCTTCCGCGAGGTAGAAGACAGCTTGGTGCAACTGCGTGTACTGCAGCAGGAAGCGCTGATCCAGCAAGACGCGCTGGACGCTGCCCGCGAATCCCTGCGTTTGATCGACAATCAGTACCGCGCCGGCACTGTCGACTTCAATGCGGTGGTCAATGTGCAAGCCACGGCGCTGAACAACGAGCGCACCAATCTCAGCTTACTGGGTAGCCGCTTGACTGCCAGCGTGCAGCTAATCGCAGCCCTTGGCGGTGGCTGGCTAAGCGCCGATCCGCAGATTAACGGCGAATGGCGCGCCAAGCCGTGA